Proteins encoded together in one Bradyrhizobium sp. CB82 window:
- a CDS encoding SRPBCC family protein produces the protein MLKAVAIIAIVLAAGIAGILVFAATKPDTFRVERALAVKAPADAIYPFIADFRRWTSWSPYEGRDPDMKRSFGGTTQGKGATYAWDGNKDIGAGRMEILEANMPSKLRIKLDFERPFEGHNIAEFTFVPQGGATLVTWAMYGPAPFLSKLMQVFVNMDNMIGKDFETGLANLKKLTEK, from the coding sequence ATGCTGAAAGCCGTTGCCATCATCGCCATTGTGCTTGCCGCCGGGATCGCCGGCATTCTCGTCTTCGCGGCTACCAAACCGGACACGTTTCGCGTGGAACGCGCGCTCGCCGTCAAGGCGCCGGCCGATGCCATCTACCCCTTCATCGCCGATTTCCGCCGTTGGACGAGCTGGTCGCCCTACGAAGGGCGCGATCCCGACATGAAGCGTAGCTTCGGCGGCACCACGCAGGGCAAGGGCGCGACCTATGCCTGGGACGGGAACAAGGACATCGGCGCCGGACGCATGGAAATTCTCGAAGCGAACATGCCATCGAAACTTCGTATCAAGCTCGATTTCGAGCGGCCGTTCGAAGGTCACAACATCGCCGAGTTCACGTTTGTGCCGCAAGGCGGTGCAACACTGGTCACATGGGCGATGTACGGTCCGGCCCCGTTCCTGTCCAAGCTGATGCAGGTGTTCGTCAACATGGACAACATGATCGGCAAGGATTTCGAGACCGGCCTCGCCAATCTGAAGAAGCTCACCGAGAAGTAG
- a CDS encoding SDR family oxidoreductase encodes MTSSPPKVALVTGAARGIGLATAKKFLAEGWHVALLDIEGELLAHAVAAIGRGEETLALTCDISDSAAVGAAMKTVEQRFGRLDALVNNAGIAVFAPLMETSDGDWTRVLEVNLTGPFISTKAAVPLMREAGGGAIVNITSISAVRASTLRSAYGTSKAGLAHLTKQLAVELAGLNIRVNAVAPGPVDTAMAKEVHTPEIRADYHDAIPLNRYGLEEELAEAIFFLCSDRSSYITGQILAVDGGFDAAGIGLPTLRGQRRNG; translated from the coding sequence ATGACTTCGAGCCCGCCAAAAGTTGCCCTCGTCACCGGAGCCGCGCGCGGCATCGGGCTTGCGACAGCCAAGAAATTCCTCGCAGAGGGCTGGCACGTGGCGCTGCTCGACATCGAGGGCGAATTGCTGGCGCATGCTGTCGCCGCGATCGGCCGGGGCGAGGAGACGCTGGCGCTGACTTGCGATATCTCCGACAGCGCGGCGGTCGGTGCGGCGATGAAGACGGTCGAACAGCGTTTCGGCCGGCTCGATGCGCTCGTCAACAATGCCGGCATTGCAGTGTTCGCGCCGCTGATGGAGACATCGGATGGGGACTGGACCCGTGTGCTCGAGGTCAACCTCACCGGCCCGTTCATCAGCACCAAGGCCGCGGTGCCCTTGATGCGCGAAGCCGGCGGCGGCGCCATCGTCAACATCACTTCGATTTCGGCGGTGCGCGCCTCGACGCTGCGCTCGGCCTACGGAACCAGCAAGGCGGGGCTCGCGCATTTGACGAAGCAACTCGCGGTCGAGCTGGCCGGACTCAACATCCGCGTCAACGCCGTCGCGCCCGGACCGGTCGATACCGCGATGGCCAAAGAGGTGCACACGCCGGAGATCCGCGCCGACTATCACGATGCCATTCCGCTCAACCGCTATGGCCTGGAAGAGGAACTCGCGGAGGCAATCTTTTTCCTGTGCTCGGATCGATCGAGCTACATCACCGGCCAAATTTTGGCCGTCGATGGCGGCTTCGATGCAGCAGGCATCGGCCTGCCAACGCTGCGCGGGCAGCGGCGGAATGGGTAA
- a CDS encoding protein TolA gives MKVKVDKTVVASIVLHVLVIGWGLISFSSRALEIPEESVIPVDISLDQPAKATAGIQTAEKDKQKPKVDKVADTTTPPEESQGKITTKKELIQTNTTPPPTPKPAEKPVEKKPDPPKPVQETKPKDETKQAEKKPDKDKEDPIADALNKPEKEKKPPPPKPQEAKPQPPKPKDRPFNPMDIMAKLEDKRDPTRHEMTGATPNATSALGTQNGKDTAIVASWKGAFVAAVRRCFRFPYNGQDADQFEVDIDIQMRPDGTVASSPVIVAVRGPSRSVGTAMAESAKRAVEECQAYAFLPKAQYDTWKYIPMTFGLKDML, from the coding sequence ATGAAGGTCAAAGTCGACAAGACTGTTGTTGCGTCGATTGTCCTCCACGTCCTCGTGATCGGCTGGGGGCTGATCTCCTTTAGCTCGCGCGCGCTCGAGATCCCAGAGGAATCCGTTATTCCGGTCGATATCTCGCTGGATCAGCCCGCCAAGGCAACCGCCGGTATCCAGACCGCTGAGAAAGACAAGCAGAAGCCCAAGGTCGACAAGGTCGCCGACACAACCACGCCGCCCGAGGAATCCCAAGGCAAGATCACCACCAAGAAAGAGCTGATCCAAACCAACACGACACCTCCTCCGACGCCGAAGCCGGCGGAAAAGCCGGTCGAGAAGAAGCCTGATCCGCCGAAACCCGTCCAGGAGACCAAGCCCAAGGACGAGACCAAGCAGGCCGAGAAGAAGCCCGACAAGGACAAGGAAGATCCGATCGCGGACGCCTTGAACAAGCCGGAGAAGGAGAAGAAGCCGCCGCCGCCCAAGCCGCAGGAGGCCAAGCCGCAGCCGCCGAAGCCAAAGGATCGGCCGTTCAATCCGATGGACATCATGGCCAAGCTCGAGGACAAGCGCGATCCGACGCGTCACGAGATGACGGGCGCGACGCCGAATGCGACCAGCGCGCTCGGCACGCAGAACGGCAAGGACACCGCGATCGTGGCGAGCTGGAAGGGCGCGTTCGTCGCCGCCGTCCGGCGCTGCTTCCGATTCCCCTACAATGGTCAGGACGCCGATCAGTTCGAGGTCGACATCGACATCCAGATGCGGCCCGACGGCACCGTTGCCTCCTCACCCGTGATCGTCGCGGTGCGCGGGCCCTCGCGCTCGGTCGGCACGGCGATGGCCGAGAGCGCAAAGCGGGCGGTCGAAGAATGTCAGGCCTATGCATTCCTGCCCAAGGCGCAGTACGACACCTGGAAATACATTCCGATGACGTTCGGCCTCAAAGACATGCTGTGA
- a CDS encoding helix-turn-helix domain-containing protein has translation MRWDSLEQEQCSVARTVAVIGDRWSLLILRDCFLRVRRFEEFQSRLGVTRHILADRLKKLVRFGVLRRSPYQESPTRHEYILTQKGLDLYPVVMAIVHWGDTHMVDERGRPMLHEHKSCGKMFDPVLVCSECGEPIVAKEVHVHAGPGAAEGMAEELAARAAASSGRAR, from the coding sequence ATGCGATGGGATTCGCTTGAGCAGGAACAGTGCTCGGTCGCCAGGACGGTGGCCGTAATCGGCGACCGCTGGAGTCTGCTGATCCTGCGCGACTGCTTCTTGCGCGTACGCCGGTTCGAGGAGTTTCAGTCCCGGCTCGGGGTCACCCGGCACATCCTCGCCGATCGCCTGAAGAAGCTCGTCCGGTTCGGCGTGCTCAGGCGCTCGCCCTATCAGGAGAGCCCGACGCGCCATGAGTATATCCTCACCCAGAAGGGACTGGATCTCTATCCGGTGGTGATGGCGATCGTGCATTGGGGTGACACTCACATGGTCGATGAGCGCGGCCGCCCCATGCTTCACGAGCACAAGAGCTGCGGCAAGATGTTCGATCCGGTGCTGGTCTGCTCCGAATGCGGCGAGCCGATCGTTGCGAAGGAGGTCCACGTGCACGCCGGGCCCGGCGCGGCGGAAGGCATGGCCGAGGAGCTCGCGGCGCGCGCGGCTGCGTCTTCGGGGCGCGCGAGATAG
- a CDS encoding biopolymer transporter ExbD, with the protein MAMNVASSSGGGGRRSRRKSVMAEINVTPMVDVMLVLLIIFMVAAPLMTSNIDIDLPIADGGKSISSNAPPLTLSVKRTTGGCNSNVELYLGDSPISATDLQSKIEAIKDTRSDADRVVYLRGDKDVCYTDMMKLLGQVRAAGFKANIVIIPEQG; encoded by the coding sequence ATGGCCATGAACGTAGCCAGTTCGTCCGGTGGCGGCGGCCGCCGCAGCCGGCGCAAATCGGTCATGGCCGAAATCAACGTCACGCCGATGGTCGACGTTATGCTGGTGCTGCTGATCATCTTCATGGTCGCGGCGCCGCTCATGACGTCGAATATCGACATCGATCTGCCGATCGCCGACGGCGGCAAGTCGATCTCCTCGAATGCGCCGCCCTTGACGCTATCGGTGAAGCGGACGACCGGCGGCTGCAATTCGAACGTGGAATTGTATCTCGGCGACAGCCCGATCTCGGCAACCGATCTTCAGTCCAAGATCGAGGCGATCAAGGACACGCGGTCCGACGCCGACCGGGTCGTCTATCTCCGCGGTGACAAGGATGTCTGCTACACCGACATGATGAAGCTGCTGGGGCAGGTGCGGGCCGCCGGCTTCAAGGCCAATATCGTGATTATCCCGGAGCAGGGATGA
- the ggt gene encoding gamma-glutamyltransferase, with protein sequence MRWIATAIVSISLTTFGPARAASVAPVTAENGMVVSAQHLATQVGVDVLKRGGNAVDAAVAVGYALAVVYPAAGNLGGGGFMTINLADGRKTFLDFRETAPKGATANMYLDKDGNVIKGISTKGHLAVGVPGSVSGMEYAREKYGTMKRADLLAPAIQIAEQGFVLEQGDIDLLRTATKDFQDDPVSSAIFLNNGQPFQVGEKLVQSELAKTLREISSKGTDGFYKGWVGGAIVASSQSGKGMLTQDDLDNYKTRELAPVECDYRGYHVISAPPPSSGGVVICEILNILEGYPLKELGYHSAQAVHVQIEAMRHAYVDRNSYLGDPDFVKNPLDRLLDKNYATRIRAVIDPNKAGVSKDIKPGVAPHEGSNTTHYSIADKDGNAVSVTYTLNDWFGAKVTAAKTGILLNDEMDDFTAKVGVPNLYGLVQGETNSIAPGKRPLSSMSPTIVTKDGKTVMVVGTPGGSRIITAVLQTMINAIDYDMNAQEAVDMPRIHQQWLPDLTNVERFALSPDTQKILEGMGHKFGPPQPANHLAVIIVGAPSLNGKPVGNNRYYGANDPRRNTGLAAGY encoded by the coding sequence ATGCGGTGGATCGCCACCGCGATCGTATCAATCAGCCTCACGACGTTCGGCCCGGCGCGCGCGGCGTCGGTCGCGCCGGTCACCGCGGAAAACGGCATGGTGGTGTCCGCGCAGCATCTGGCGACACAAGTGGGCGTGGACGTGCTCAAGCGCGGCGGCAATGCCGTCGATGCGGCAGTCGCTGTCGGCTACGCATTGGCAGTGGTCTATCCGGCAGCCGGCAATCTCGGCGGCGGCGGCTTCATGACGATCAATCTCGCCGACGGCCGCAAGACCTTCCTCGATTTCCGCGAGACGGCGCCCAAGGGCGCGACTGCCAACATGTATCTCGACAAGGACGGCAACGTCATCAAGGGCATCTCGACCAAGGGACACCTGGCCGTGGGCGTTCCCGGATCAGTCTCGGGCATGGAATATGCGCGCGAAAAGTACGGCACCATGAAGCGCGCCGATCTGCTCGCCCCAGCGATCCAGATCGCCGAGCAGGGTTTTGTGCTTGAGCAGGGCGATATCGACTTATTGCGTACAGCCACCAAGGATTTTCAGGACGATCCTGTCTCCAGCGCAATCTTCCTCAACAACGGTCAGCCATTCCAGGTGGGTGAGAAGCTGGTGCAGTCGGAGCTCGCCAAGACCCTGCGGGAGATCAGCAGCAAAGGCACCGACGGCTTCTACAAGGGCTGGGTCGGCGGCGCCATCGTGGCCTCGAGCCAGTCGGGCAAAGGCATGCTGACGCAGGACGACCTCGACAACTACAAGACGCGCGAGCTCGCGCCCGTCGAATGCGACTATCGCGGCTACCACGTGATCTCCGCGCCGCCGCCGAGTTCGGGCGGCGTCGTCATCTGCGAGATCCTAAATATCCTGGAGGGCTATCCGCTGAAGGAGCTGGGCTACCACTCCGCGCAGGCTGTGCACGTCCAGATCGAAGCCATGCGCCACGCTTACGTGGATCGCAACAGCTACCTCGGCGATCCGGACTTCGTGAAGAACCCGCTCGACCGTCTGCTCGACAAGAACTACGCGACCAGGATTCGCGCCGTGATCGATCCGAACAAGGCTGGCGTCTCCAAGGACATCAAGCCGGGCGTCGCGCCGCATGAGGGCAGCAACACCACGCACTATTCAATCGCGGACAAGGACGGCAACGCGGTCTCGGTGACGTACACGCTGAACGACTGGTTCGGCGCCAAGGTGACGGCGGCCAAGACCGGCATCCTGCTGAACGATGAAATGGACGACTTCACCGCCAAGGTCGGCGTGCCGAACCTATATGGCCTGGTGCAGGGCGAGACCAATTCCATCGCTCCCGGCAAGCGGCCGCTGTCCTCGATGAGCCCGACCATTGTCACCAAAGACGGCAAGACCGTCATGGTGGTGGGCACGCCCGGCGGCAGCCGCATCATCACGGCCGTCTTGCAGACCATGATCAACGCGATCGATTACGACATGAACGCGCAGGAAGCCGTCGACATGCCGCGCATCCACCAGCAATGGCTGCCGGACCTCACCAACGTCGAGAGATTTGCGCTGTCGCCGGACACGCAGAAGATTTTGGAGGGCATGGGCCACAAGTTCGGCCCACCGCAGCCGGCCAACCATCTGGCGGTCATCATCGTTGGTGCGCCATCGCTGAACGGCAAGCCGGTCGGCAACAACCGTTACTATGGCGCCAACGATCCTCGCCGCAATACGGGGCTGGCCGCCGGGTATTGA
- a CDS encoding YciI family protein has protein sequence MRFMMLMIPLGYETAPKDVQLDPERVAAMMRYNEALRDAGVLITLDGLHPPSTGARVSFATGEPIVTDGPFAESKEVLGGYWMIEVNSREEAIAWAKRCPASPNEIIEIRQVQEMADFSPEVQEAAAGFDSLKK, from the coding sequence ATGCGATTCATGATGCTGATGATCCCGCTCGGCTACGAGACCGCGCCGAAGGACGTGCAACTCGATCCCGAGCGCGTCGCCGCCATGATGCGCTACAACGAAGCGCTCAGGGACGCCGGCGTTCTGATCACGCTCGACGGTTTGCATCCGCCCTCGACGGGCGCCCGCGTCTCGTTTGCGACCGGCGAGCCGATCGTGACCGACGGCCCCTTCGCCGAGTCCAAGGAAGTCTTGGGCGGTTACTGGATGATCGAGGTCAATTCGCGTGAGGAAGCGATCGCCTGGGCGAAGAGGTGCCCGGCATCGCCCAACGAAATCATCGAAATCCGACAGGTGCAGGAGATGGCCGACTTCTCGCCTGAAGTACAGGAGGCGGCGGCCGGCTTTGACAGCCTGAAAAAGTAG
- a CDS encoding VOC family protein has product MLNPYLFYQDKCEAAFNYYARALGGKVEAMLRASDAPPDMPAAPGREKTIMHARMSLPDGSVLMASDAPPEHSQKPQGFAISLTITNVADAERKFNALADGGTVTMPFSKTFWAKGFGMCVDQFGIPWMVNCPAEGM; this is encoded by the coding sequence ATGCTCAACCCATACCTGTTCTACCAGGACAAGTGCGAAGCCGCGTTCAACTATTATGCGCGCGCGCTCGGTGGAAAGGTCGAGGCGATGCTGCGCGCCTCCGATGCCCCGCCGGATATGCCGGCTGCACCCGGCCGCGAAAAGACCATCATGCACGCGCGCATGTCGCTTCCCGATGGCAGCGTCCTGATGGCCTCCGACGCGCCGCCGGAGCATTCGCAGAAGCCGCAGGGCTTCGCGATCTCGCTGACGATCACCAACGTCGCCGATGCCGAACGCAAGTTCAACGCGCTCGCCGATGGCGGCACCGTCACCATGCCCTTCAGCAAGACGTTCTGGGCCAAGGGCTTTGGCATGTGCGTCGACCAGTTCGGCATCCCCTGGATGGTGAACTGCCCGGCCGAAGGGATGTAA
- a CDS encoding SDR family NAD(P)-dependent oxidoreductase codes for MKTAIVIGVGPDRGLGAQLCKRFAADGLKVIVAGRTSSALEAVVNDVEKSGGQAVPFVADATKESDVAALFDAAGSEVDLAIYNAGNNTPGRIIEMEADYFENAWRVVCFGGFLFGREAVRRMAPNKTGTLLFTGASASLRGRSGFGAFNSAKAGLRTLAQAMAKEYAPDGIHVGHVVVDGAIAGDKIMNRFPDAASRQDSLISIEGIVDGFAFLYHQPERAWSFELDVRTSKEKW; via the coding sequence ATGAAGACGGCGATCGTGATCGGTGTGGGCCCGGACCGCGGGCTCGGGGCCCAGCTGTGCAAGCGGTTTGCTGCGGACGGGCTCAAGGTGATCGTAGCGGGGCGGACCTCTTCCGCGCTCGAGGCAGTTGTGAACGACGTTGAAAAATCGGGAGGACAGGCCGTTCCCTTTGTCGCCGATGCAACCAAGGAGAGCGACGTTGCCGCGCTGTTCGATGCGGCCGGCAGCGAGGTCGATCTTGCGATCTACAACGCTGGCAACAACACGCCCGGCAGGATCATCGAGATGGAGGCCGACTATTTCGAGAACGCCTGGCGCGTCGTCTGCTTCGGCGGCTTCCTGTTCGGCCGCGAGGCGGTGCGCCGCATGGCGCCGAACAAGACCGGCACGCTGCTCTTCACCGGCGCCAGCGCCTCGCTGCGCGGGCGCTCCGGCTTTGGCGCTTTCAATTCCGCCAAGGCCGGCTTGCGCACGCTCGCGCAGGCGATGGCCAAGGAATATGCGCCTGACGGCATCCACGTCGGTCATGTCGTGGTCGACGGTGCGATCGCCGGCGACAAAATCATGAACCGCTTTCCCGATGCTGCGAGCCGGCAGGACAGCCTGATCAGCATCGAGGGCATCGTCGATGGCTTCGCCTTCCTCTACCACCAGCCCGAACGCGCCTGGTCGTTCGAGCTCGACGTGCGGACGTCGAAGGAGAAGTGGTGA
- a CDS encoding nuclear transport factor 2 family protein — protein MPADRESLIKDLFSAYLANDRHRVANALADSFRFTSPFDDNLDKQAYFDRCWRDTGWIARHDIERIFVQGDEAFVTYRCLATDGKSFRNTEFVTFAGDRIARIDVYFGATYQNGAFLRQQA, from the coding sequence ATGCCCGCCGATCGCGAGAGCCTCATCAAGGATCTGTTTTCCGCCTATCTCGCCAATGACCGACATCGCGTGGCCAACGCGCTCGCCGACAGCTTCCGCTTCACCAGTCCCTTCGACGACAATCTCGACAAGCAGGCTTACTTCGACCGCTGCTGGAGGGACACCGGGTGGATCGCGCGCCACGACATCGAGCGCATCTTCGTCCAGGGCGACGAGGCCTTCGTCACCTACCGCTGTTTGGCAACAGATGGCAAGAGCTTCCGCAACACGGAGTTCGTGACCTTCGCGGGCGACCGGATCGCCCGGATTGACGTCTATTTTGGCGCGACCTATCAAAACGGCGCTTTCCTGCGGCAGCAGGCCTAG
- the tolQ gene encoding protein TolQ, which translates to MNPADVAQSALPVAASADVSLIALFWQAHWIVKAVMLGLLSCSVWVWAIAIDKIFLYARTRRSMDRFEQAFWSGESIEELYRTLSTKPTHSMAACFVAAMREWKRSFESHARSVAGLQMRIEKVMNVSIAREVERLERRLLVLATVGSAGPFVGLFGTVWGIMSSFQSIAASKNTSLAVVAPGIAEALFATAIGLIAAIPATIFYNKFTSEVNRQAQRLEGFADEFSAILSRQIDERG; encoded by the coding sequence ATGAATCCGGCCGACGTCGCTCAGTCAGCACTTCCGGTTGCTGCGTCCGCCGACGTGTCGCTGATCGCGCTGTTCTGGCAGGCTCACTGGATCGTGAAGGCGGTCATGCTCGGGCTGTTGTCCTGCTCGGTCTGGGTCTGGGCGATCGCGATCGACAAGATCTTTCTTTACGCGCGCACCCGTCGCTCGATGGATCGTTTCGAGCAGGCGTTCTGGTCCGGCGAATCGATCGAGGAGCTCTATCGCACGCTCTCGACCAAGCCGACCCATTCGATGGCGGCCTGCTTCGTCGCGGCGATGCGCGAATGGAAGCGCTCCTTTGAAAGCCATGCGCGCTCGGTCGCCGGCCTTCAGATGCGCATCGAAAAGGTGATGAACGTCTCGATCGCCCGAGAGGTCGAACGGCTGGAGCGCCGCCTGCTGGTGCTCGCGACCGTCGGCTCCGCCGGCCCCTTCGTCGGCCTGTTCGGCACCGTCTGGGGCATCATGTCGAGCTTCCAGTCGATCGCAGCGTCGAAAAATACCTCGCTGGCGGTGGTGGCCCCCGGCATCGCGGAGGCGCTGTTTGCGACCGCAATCGGCCTTATCGCCGCCATTCCTGCCACTATTTTCTACAATAAGTTCACCTCCGAGGTGAACCGGCAGGCCCAGCGGCTCGAGGGCTTCGCGGATGAATTTTCAGCCATCCTGTCCCGTCAGATCGACGAGCGGGGCTAA
- a CDS encoding cupin domain-containing protein, translating to MQPSDPSALEEWRPGVKTRMLVSARTGATALCIFEQWVAPGAGAPTHSHLVEEVLTVREGEAEIWLEETRARVSAGQSVLVPAGRKHGFRNLGTVTLHVHAVLAAPIFEALPDGASEMTRRWDR from the coding sequence ATGCAGCCCTCCGATCCATCCGCGCTGGAAGAGTGGCGGCCGGGCGTCAAGACCCGCATGCTGGTTTCGGCCCGTACCGGCGCCACCGCGCTCTGCATCTTCGAGCAGTGGGTTGCCCCCGGCGCCGGTGCGCCGACGCACAGCCATCTCGTCGAGGAGGTGCTGACGGTGCGGGAGGGCGAGGCCGAGATCTGGCTCGAGGAAACGCGCGCAAGGGTCAGCGCTGGCCAGTCGGTGCTGGTGCCCGCGGGGCGCAAGCACGGGTTCCGCAACCTGGGAACAGTGACCCTGCACGTCCATGCCGTGCTGGCCGCACCGATCTTCGAGGCGCTGCCTGACGGCGCGAGCGAGATGACGCGGCGCTGGGATCGCTAA
- a CDS encoding TetR/AcrR family transcriptional regulator: protein MSWRKEQRRAERGYHHGNLKEALLQAALGLIAEKGAAGFTFADAARMAGVSPAAPYRHFRDRDELLSSIAQRGFEQFEARLTAAWDDGRPDTVTAFERVGKTYLAFAREEPAFYSAMFESGLPVDANPALMAAGERAFGVIRAAAERLAALTPPGTPRPPAMMMALHIWSMSHGVASLFSRGDAARRKLPMSPDELLEAEVLIYLRGLGFPIDRRPTAKTAEPPPVPPEASSGSGGSSGGPWGRPK from the coding sequence ATGAGCTGGCGCAAGGAGCAGCGCCGCGCTGAGCGCGGCTATCACCACGGCAATCTGAAGGAGGCGTTGCTCCAGGCGGCGCTGGGGCTGATCGCCGAGAAGGGCGCGGCCGGCTTCACCTTTGCAGATGCAGCGCGGATGGCCGGCGTCAGCCCGGCCGCACCCTACCGGCATTTTCGCGACCGCGACGAGCTGCTTTCCTCGATTGCCCAGCGCGGCTTCGAACAGTTCGAGGCGCGCCTGACCGCGGCCTGGGACGATGGCCGCCCGGACACCGTCACGGCGTTCGAGCGCGTCGGGAAAACCTATCTCGCCTTCGCGCGAGAAGAGCCCGCTTTCTATTCCGCGATGTTCGAATCCGGCCTGCCGGTCGACGCCAATCCGGCGCTGATGGCGGCGGGCGAGCGCGCTTTTGGCGTCATTCGCGCCGCCGCCGAGCGCCTCGCGGCGTTGACGCCGCCGGGCACGCCGCGGCCGCCGGCGATGATGATGGCGCTCCACATCTGGTCGATGTCGCACGGCGTGGCCTCGCTGTTCTCCCGTGGCGATGCCGCGCGGCGCAAGCTGCCGATGTCGCCGGACGAACTGCTCGAGGCCGAAGTGCTGATCTATCTGCGCGGCCTCGGCTTCCCGATCGACCGCCGTCCGACGGCGAAAACCGCCGAGCCGCCGCCGGTGCCACCGGAGGCCTCCTCCGGTTCCGGCGGCTCGTCTGGTGGCCCCTGGGGCAGGCCGAAATAA
- a CDS encoding DUF2852 domain-containing protein has protein sequence MAYTADVNRWRGPSDDPYYRPHMLDTPWHPGWIAVTVLGFIIWWPIGLALLFFTLGSRRMMCWSGHDRDRWQNKMERMQYKMDRMRDRMERRGFGFGFGPPSSGNRAFDEYRAETLQRLEEEQREFKDFLTRLRHAKDKEEFDQFMAQHKSRPSPPNEPPPQG, from the coding sequence ATGGCCTACACCGCTGATGTCAATCGATGGCGCGGCCCCTCGGACGACCCCTACTACCGCCCCCACATGCTCGATACGCCCTGGCATCCCGGCTGGATCGCCGTGACCGTCCTCGGCTTCATCATCTGGTGGCCGATCGGGCTTGCCCTTCTCTTTTTCACACTCGGGAGCAGACGAATGATGTGCTGGAGCGGCCACGATCGCGATCGCTGGCAGAACAAGATGGAAAGGATGCAGTACAAGATGGACCGCATGCGCGACCGCATGGAGCGCCGCGGCTTCGGCTTTGGCTTCGGCCCGCCGTCCTCCGGCAACCGCGCCTTCGACGAGTATCGCGCCGAGACGCTTCAGAGGCTCGAGGAAGAGCAGCGCGAGTTCAAGGATTTCCTGACGCGGCTTCGTCATGCCAAGGACAAGGAAGAGTTCGACCAGTTCATGGCGCAGCACAAGAGCCGTCCGTCGCCGCCGAACGAGCCGCCGCCGCAGGGCTGA